A stretch of the Lactuca sativa cultivar Salinas chromosome 9, Lsat_Salinas_v11, whole genome shotgun sequence genome encodes the following:
- the LOC111901725 gene encoding uncharacterized protein LOC111901725 isoform X2 encodes MFKSGRWKAQNSKIKVMFQLQFQATQVPKVKGKGLMISLIPGDIGKPTAKLEKAPVVEGTCTWEDPIYEMVKLVKHQKTETYKEKIYFFNVQTGSSKSGFIGEVGVDFANFAEATEPLQLSLPLTASDSGAILHVFIQKMQRTDEQRESEENESLKSESLRLKNQLSDSSENGNILDFAEDTTVSRNSKPVNKKVEKHQKQRSSTDWSMGSLSDRSMADLINSPEHNNSNNNNQIQNNEDQRLYAEASRNAVEVLKSNVSRLERQVEMSDLELESLRKQIHKENKRGQDLLKKVTELQEEKEALEEEKKKDIATMKELYGELEVEKREKEGLKVHVDDITLDYKFLLQENEDMSLKLENVENEYSKSLTMVKQYEIQVKRLEEKVMNQALEISQSFDTISEYETHIKGLEKELEKQGRDFEDDVEDLMKSKLEADEDLRNARLENQSLKQQMREMQEAVENSNVELSLMKSTHKKEVEKLCDQMNMQEEQIKEMSLELEKVGEREVMVMEFGSLKMETEKLQKESTNWTSLMSEKNVMIRTLQSELKMLRGDYNELQERLLGIESEKVNLRKEVSKLEHNLRKKEDQPKHLKLFQESKVDCDVSTSKQDEQKINKLLSEISSLDEKNKHMESELKEMQEKYTEISLRFAEVEGERQQLVMTLRNIRNGKKK; translated from the exons ATGTTCAAGTCGGGAAGATGGAAGGCCCAAAACAGCAAGATCAAAGTCATGTTCCAGTTGCAATTTCAAGCAACACAG GTGCCAAAGGTGAAAGGAAAAGGGTTGATGATATCTTTGATTCCGGGGGATATTGGGAAGCCTACAGCGAAACTAGAGAAAGCACCGGTTGTTGAAGGGACTTGTACATGGGAAGATCCTATTTATGAGATGGTTAAATTGGTTAAACATCAAAAAACCGAAACATATAAAGAGAAAATTTATTTCTTCAATGTGCAAACG GGATCTTCGAAATCAGGTTTTATTGGAGAAGTTGGGGTTGATTTTGCTAATTTTGCCGAGGCAACTGAACCTTTACAACTTTCTCTCCCCTTAACAGCTTCAGACTCTGGTGCAATTTTACAT GTGTTCATCCAAAAGATGCAACGAACAGATGAACAGAg GGAATCTGAAGAGAATGAGTCTCTGAAGTCTGAATCACTCAGATTGAAGAATCAATTAAGTGATAGCAGTGAAAACGGGAATATCCTTGATTTTGCTGAA GATACAACTGTTTCAAGGAACTCAAAACCTGTGAATAAGAAGGttgaaaagcatcaaaagcaaaGATCAAGCACAGATTGGTCAATGGGTTCACTTTCAGATAGAAGTATGGCTGATTTAATAAACAGCCCAGAGcacaacaacagcaacaataaCAATCAAATTCAAAACAATGAGGATCAGAGACTTTATGCTGAAGCATCAAGAAATGCAGTTGAAGTTTTGAAAAGTAATGTTTCAAGGTTGGAAAGGCAAGTGGAAATGTCAGATTTGGAGTTGGAGTCTCTTCGTAAGCAAATACATAAAGAGAATAAACGAGGACAAGATCTGTTGAAGAAAGTAACTGAACTTCAGGAGGAGAAAGAAGCACTTGAGGAGGAAAAGAAAAAAGATATTGCTACAATGAAGGagttgtatggtgaactagaggTTGAAAAGAGGGAGAAAGAGGGGTTGAAGGTCCATGTTGACGATATTACCCTCGATTACAAGTTTTTATTACAAGAGAATGAAGATATGTCTTTGAAATTAGAGAATGTGGAGAATGAATACTCCAAGTCGTTAACCATGGTTAAACAGTATGAAATCCAGGTGAAGAGATTAGAGGAAAAGGTTATGAATCAAGCTTTGGAAATTTCTCAATCTTTTGATACGATTAGTGAATATGAAACGCATATTAAGGGATTAGAGAAAGAATTGGAGAAACAAGGGCGTGATTTTGAAGATGATGTGGAAGATTTGATGAAATCCAAATTAGAAGCAGATGAGGATTTGAGAAACGCAAGGTTAGAAAATCAAAGTTTGAAACAACAGATGAGAGAAATGCAAGAAGCAGTTGAGAACTCAAATGTAGAGCTTTCGTTGATGAAAAGTACACACAAGAAAGAAGTAGAGAAGCTTTGTGATCAAATGAATATGCAAGAAGAACAAATTAAGGAAATGTCTTTAGAGCTTGAAAAAGTTGGAGAAAGAGAAGTAATGGTGATGGAATTTGGGTCTTTAAAGATGGAAACAGAAAAACTACAGAAGGAATCGACAAATTGGACAAGTTTGATGAGTGAAAAGAATGTTATGATTAGAACTTTGCAATCAGAACTTAAAATGCTAAGAGGTGATTACAATGAGTTGCAAGAAAGATTATTGGGAATTGAGTCAGAGAAAGTCAACTTAAGGAAAGAGGTTTCTAAATTAGAGCATAACTTAAGGAAGAAGGAAGATCAGCCAAAACATCTGAAACTATTCCAG GAAAGTAAAGTAGATTGTGATGTGAGCACTAGCAAGCAAGATGAGCAGAAGATCAACAAATTATTAAGTGAAATATCATCATTGGATGAAAAGAACAAACATATGGAAAGTGAACTGAAAGAGATGCAAGAAAAATATACAGAAATAAGTCTTAGATTTGCTGAGGTGGAAGGTGAAAGACAACAACTGGTAATGACTTTGAGAAATATTCGAAATGGTAAGAAGAAATAG
- the LOC111901724 gene encoding protein SHORTAGE IN CHIASMATA 1 produces the protein MRTRFLTDFFNSSATSQSLQTLDFLRFPPPQLPSPELFNFDNLSCFDQVTSLNTSPEIERFSVNESLSKFFSDVLPQYINSDIDQQTARAVTSEEKIDGCLDGASNNISTLVEFETPELQLSLKDSCVLHEEKMQFFFETADEEVNLDLLDFSHEVQKLLDIQKSIFHIEDYHVEFQEDHRSDIFDNGSLIEGQISSTRNTFPLLEIDETSLGINSNISEDKHIIFESNEPQQWIQKDELAFDDNEHFLSTEFNILEHLLNHPPVPCHQFEVSCVKFDPEYIINAIDHGYSSLTLTPLVFEPLKFFDTNTSHFSQVFSNTEVINEKEHCEQMFGDTTLITFNGLIVEHELTLRDDSFKSLPVPIFSDHEKILSVQEMVEEIFLKLKLQPSSTSDDIYLDWHLLEEDISNSSHNIFTSLKMFEDIDTYSVDADMKSCNIQIPILEFVLFDECSDEQKCKENIEVLKIQMSGNSMDSVPHDGIASSKLNDINKKMEIGEALVDNKVNKDPQFVESMSEFNDLDFFLNSLEDTFVKKQKETTDKKPEMDHALPVVSSKSLLKTHDSTKIPELPSAMESKKIDTNTCSLPDAIIIVNTQNVDTEMIISRRSTYQKILAMEKQGVQVVERDLNLPVDVILSAAVCLVLYDIKNIRTKTSSSDSELSSCVENIAANVLTSISFAFSGCILIFEGEVGFLGGIMESSAELYAAAASLGIDLQLFCSYSYDTTDEIIINCISHAAKSTKGLYPKMPESETLAESFLSRFPSVNPLSAHAILSSVGSLIHFLEMPHQQRVCAVKKYLVPESSIILFTALCKYGEREDSKSGMTDCCSSVSSGHDSGHCCPKIDHESKKRKYIDMPMDYSFNDVTWDTPKINMDFDEMYFGEKQRSKGLQEGYKGQVIDISDDDMAGEDFTFGHTVSFPTRSAPDNYGTRKNDWWSLPSFPTAAEITLNSQTDLKVSSIVNSPMNFCKEKGECKNDETPLSKAISSAQPQKGSPWTIDFLNRIKEKSRMRQQSLPLISSAPCFGHSGNSSKFRKRKSPSILDFYRYKSNSNSKSNMQNMEHKQKGTIQLSHSSKPVKSSSPLLPQTWTPTDKRAKRKLTFATDGSKGQSKLIWSDKTDHQTLNRRL, from the exons ATGAGAACTCGCTTTCTTACCGACTTTTTCAACTCCTCCGCCACTTCTCAATCcttacaaaccctagatttccTCCGATTTCCACCTCCTCAGCTCCCTTCACCCGAACTTTTCAACTTTGACAATCTCTCCTGTTTCGATCAAGTCACCTCTCTTAACACCTCTCCTGAAATCGAGAGATTTTCCGTCAATGAATCTCTCAGTAAGTTCTTCTCCGACGTCCTTCCTCAATACATCAATTCCGATATCGATCAGCAAACCGCGAGGGCTGTAACATCAGAG GAGAAAATTGATGGCTGTTTAGATGGTGCTTCTAACAACATCTCTACATTAGTTGAATTTGAAACTCCAGAACTTCAGTTATCTTTG AAAGATTCTTGTGTTTTGCATGAGGAGAAGATGCAATTTTTCTTTGAAACTGCAGATGAAGAAGTTAATCTG GATCTGCTTGATTTTTCACATGAGGTGCAAAAACTTCTGGATATACAGAAATCAATCTTCCATATTGAAGATTATCATGTAGAGTTCCAGGAAGATCATAGGTCTGATATCTTTGATAATGGCAGTTTGATTGAGGGCCAAATATCTTCCACTCGTAATACATTTCCTCTTTTGGAAATAGACGAGACAAGTCTGGGAATTAACAGCAATATATCTGAAGACAaacatatcatatttgaaagCAATGAACCCCAACAATGGATCCAAAAAGATGAATTGGCGTTTGATGACAATGAGCATTTTCTTTCTACAGAATTCAACATATTGGAACATCTTTTAAACCACCCTCCAGTTCCATGTCATCAATTTGAGGTATCATGTGTGAAGTTTGATCCAGAGTACATCATAAATGCCATTGATCATGGATATTCCTCTTTGACATTGACCCCACTTGTATTTGAGCCACTCAAATTCTTTGATACAAATACTTCCCATTTTTCTCAAGTGTTTTCTAACACTGAAGTTATAAATGAAAAAGAACATTGTGAACAGATGTTTGGGGACACAACCTTGATCACTTTCAATGGCTTAATTGTCGAACATGAACTTACTCTGAGAGACGATTCTTTCAAATCACTACCTGTTCCTATTTTTTCTGATCATGAAAAGATACTTTCAGTACAAGAAATGGTTGAGGAAATATTTCTGAAGTTGAAGCTGCAACCTTCCTCTACTTCAGATGATATATATTTGGATTGGCATTTATTAGAGGAGGATATTTCCAATTCCAGTCATAATATATTCACTTCTTTGAAGATGTTTGAGGATATAGACACTTACAGTGTGGATGCAGACATGAAATCATGTAACATTCAGATCCCGATTTTGGAGTTTGTTTTATTTGATGAATGTTCAGATGAGCAAAAATGTAAAGAGAACATTGAGGTGCTTAAAATACAAATGAGTGGAAATTCAATGGATTCTGTTCCTCATGATGGAATTGCTTCAAGTAAGTTAAATGATATAAACAAGAAGATGGAAATTGGAGAAGCTTTAGTTGACAATAAGGTGAACAAGGATCCTCAGTTTGTTGAATCAATGTCAGAGTTTAATGATCTAGACTTCTTCTTAAACTCCTTAGAGGATACTTTTGTCAAAAAGCAGAAAGAAACAACAGATAAGAAACCTGAAATGGATCATGCCCTTCCTGTGGTTTCATCTAAGAGTCTACTCAAGACACATGATTCCACCAAAATACCGGAATTGCCCTCAGCTATGGAATCAAAGAAAATCGACACAAACACGTGTTCGTTACCTGATGCCATTATAATTGTGAACACCCAAAATGTTGATACAGAAATGATAATTTCAAGAAGAAGCACATACCAAAAAATCCTTGCAATGGAGAAACAAGGAGTACAAGTTGTTGAAAGGGATTTAAATCTACCAGTTGATGTTATACTTAGTGCTGCAGTTTGTTTAGTGttgtatgacatcaaaaacaTTAGAACAAAGACATCTTCTTCAGATAGTGAATTATCTTCATGTGTTGAAAATATTGCAGCAAATGTTTTGACATCAATTAGTTTCGCTTTCAGTGGCTGCATTCTG atATTTGAAGGAGAAGTTGGTTTCCTTGGTGGTATAATGGAATCATCAGCTGAATTATATGCAGCTGCAGCAAGTCTAGGAATTGACTTACAACTCTTTTGTTCATATTCATATGATACAACTGATGAGATAATAATCAACTGTATTTCACATGCTGCAAAGTCAACTAAAGGTCTATATCCCAAAATGCCTGAATCAGAAACATTAGCTGAATCATTTCTATCCAGATTCCCTTCAGTTAATCCCCTGTCAGCTCATGCAATACTCTCATCAGTCGGATCACTCATTCACTTTCTTGAAATGCCACATCAGCAAAGGGTTTGTGCTGTAAAAAAGTACCTTGTTCCTGAATCAAGCATCATATTGTTCACTGCTTTGTGTAAATATGGAGAAAGAGAAGATTCTAAATCAGGAATGACAGATTGCTGTTCTTCAGTTTCTTCTGGACATGATTCTGGACATTGTTGTCCTAAAATTGATCATGAGTCAAAGAAAAGAAAGTACATTGACATGCCCATGGATTACTCGTTTAATGATGTTACATGGGATACTCCAAAAATCAACATGGACTTTGATGAGATGTATTTTGGTGAAAAACAAAGATCTAAAGGTCTGCAAGAAGGGTATAAAGGTCAAGTTATTGACATTAGTGATGATGACATGGCAGGTGAGGACTTCACCTTTGGGCACACTGTATCTTTTCCAACAAGAAGTGCTCCAGACAACTATGGAACTAGAAAAAATGATTGGTGGAGTCTTCCTAGTTTTCCTACAGCTGCTGAGATTACACTGAACTCACAAACAGATTTAAAAGTGTCCTCAATAGTGAATTCTCCAATGAATTTTTGTAAAGAGAAGGGAGAATGTAAGAATGATGAGACACCATTATCAAAAGCTATTTCATCAGCTCAACCACAGAAAGGGTCACCATGGACTATAGATTTTTTAAACAGAATTAAGGAAAAGAGCAGGATGCGTCAGCAATCTCTTCCATTAATTTCATCTGCTCCTTGTTTTGGACACTCAGGGAATTCATCAAAGTTTAGAAAGAGAAAAAGTCCATCTATACTTGACTTTTATAGGTACAaaagcaacagcaacagcaaaaGCAACATGCAAAACATGGAACACAAACAAAAGGGAACAATTCAATTATCACATTCATCAAAACCTGTAAAGTCATCATCACCTTTATTGCCACAAACATGGACACCAACTGACAAGAGAGCAAAAAGG AAGCTAACTTTTGCTACAGATGGAAGCAAGGGCCAAAGCAAGCTAATTTGGAGTGATAAGACTGATCATCAAACTCTGAACAGAAGATTGTAA
- the LOC111901726 gene encoding pentatricopeptide repeat-containing protein At3g60050 isoform X1 — MLSIAQIDHRFVQSIFCFCGISRSICSTSNGFIDGFQRIEKYLIDYRKSSNCDTVSDENQEEESVDSVGTSGRYEEEEEEHHQQNVFNRSSFLRNTKNAAAMALKVLQQDGPGFDARSALDNLEIQVSGLLVREVLIGILKNINQANRERCVKLGYKFFIWSGQKQDYNHTVNTYHLIMQIFAESQEYKAMWRLLDEMTEKGYPVTSRTFNIFICSCGEAGIAKKVVERFIKSNSFNFRPFKHSFNAILHSLHAIKHYNLIEWVYQQMLADGRQPDTLTYNIIMYAKYRLGRLDQFHSLFDEMGRNGFPPDLHTFNILLHIYGRANKPAEAVVHLSMMKEAGIEPNVLHFTNLIDALSRAGNMDACKYFFDLMVEQGCEPDVVAYTVMINAHIAGGQFEKAEEMFSDMFDNGKIPNVYTYNTMIRGLCMAGKFEYACLMLKEMESRGCNPNFLVYKTLVSFLKNAGKVFEANEVIKGMVEKGQYGHLLKRIKKYKRC; from the coding sequence ATGCTCTCAATTGCTCAAATTGATCACAGATTTGTTCAGAGCATCTTTTGTTTTTGCGGTATTTCACGTTCCATATGTAGCACTAGTAATGGATTCATCGATGGGTTTCAACGAATAGAGAAATACTTAATTGATTATCGTAAAAGCTCGAACTGTGATACCGTATCAGATGAAAACCAAGAAGAAGAGTCAGTTGATTCCGTTGGCACAAGTGGCAgatatgaagaagaagaagaagaacatcaCCAACAAAATGTATTCAACAGATCAAGCTTTCTAAGAAACACAAAAAACGCAGCTGCCATGGCGCTCAAAGTTCTCCAACAAGATGGTCCTGGGTTCGATGCAAGATCAGCTTTAGATAATCTAGAAATACAAGTTTCAGGTTTACTCGTGAGAGAAGTTCTTATAGGAATCTTGAAGAACATCAATCAAGCAAACAGAGAACGATGTGTAAAACTTGGCTACAAATTCTTCATATGGTCAGGCCAAAAACAGGACTACAATCACACAGTAAACACCTACCATTTAATCATGCAAATCTTTGCAGAATCACAAGAATACAAAGCAATGTGGAGATTACTCGATGAAATGACAGAAAAAGGTTACCCTGTAACCTCACGAACTTTCAACATCTTTATATGCTCATGTGGCGAAGCGGGTATAGCCAAGAAAGTTGTAGAAAGATTCATAAAGTCAAATTCATTCAATTTTCGCCCTTTTAAGCATTCCTTCAATGCAATCTTACATTCCCTTCATGCTATAAAACACTATAATCTCATCGAATGGGTGTATCAACAAATGTTGGCAGATGGTCGTCAACCAGACACATTAACATATAACATCATAATGTATGCAAAATATAGATTGGGGAGATTAGATCAGTTTCATAGCTTATTTGATGAAATGGGAAGAAACGGATTCCCTCCAGATTTGCATACATTCAACATCTTACTTCACATTTATGGACGAGCAAACAAACCAGCTGAAGCTGTGGTTCATTTGTCGATGATGAAAGAAGCTGGAATTGAGCCAAATGTTCTTCATTTTACCAATTTGATAGATGCATTAAGTCGAGCTGGAAACATGGATGCATGTAAGTATTTTTTTGATTTAATGGTGGAACAAGGGTGTGAGCCTGATGTGGTGGCTTACACTGTGATGATCAATGCACATATTGCAGGGGGACAGTTTGAAAAAGCAGAAGAAATGTTTTCAGATATGTTTGATAATGGGAAGATTCCTAATGTTTATACTTATAATACAATGATACGTGGGCTTTGTATGGCTGGAAAATTTGAGTATGCGTGTTTGATGCTTAAGGAAATGGAATCCAGAGGGTGTAATCCGAATTTTCTTGTGTATAAAACTTTAGTGAGTTTTTTGAAGAATGCTGGAAAGGTTTTTGAAGCTAATGAGGTGATTAAAGGGATGGTGGAAAAAGGGCAATATGGTCATCTTCTTAAGAGGATTAAGAAATATAAGAGATGCTAA
- the LOC111901726 gene encoding pentatricopeptide repeat-containing protein At1g55630 isoform X2, with protein sequence MLSIAQIDHRFVQSIFCFCGISRSICSTSNGFIDGFQRIEKYLIDYRKSSNCDTVSDENQEEESVDSVGTSGRYEEEEEEHHQQNVFNRSSFLRNTKNAAAMALKVLQQDGPGFDARSALDNLEIQVSGLLVREVLIGILKNINQANRERCVKLGYKFFIWSGQKQDYNHTVNTYHLIMQIFAESQEYKAMWRLLDEMTEKGYPVTSRTFNIFICSCGEAGIAKKVVERFIKSNSFNFRPFKHSFNAILHSLHAIKHYNLIEWVYQQMLADGRQPDTLTYNIIMYAKYRLGRLDQFHSLFDEMGRNGFPPDLHTFNILLHIYGRANKPAEAVVHLSMMKEAGIEPNVLHFTNLIDALSRAGNMDAWGQFEKAEEMFSDMFDNGKIPNVYTYNTMIRGLCMAGKFEYACLMLKEMESRGCNPNFLVYKTLVSFLKNAGKVFEANEVIKGMVEKGQYGHLLKRIKKYKRC encoded by the exons ATGCTCTCAATTGCTCAAATTGATCACAGATTTGTTCAGAGCATCTTTTGTTTTTGCGGTATTTCACGTTCCATATGTAGCACTAGTAATGGATTCATCGATGGGTTTCAACGAATAGAGAAATACTTAATTGATTATCGTAAAAGCTCGAACTGTGATACCGTATCAGATGAAAACCAAGAAGAAGAGTCAGTTGATTCCGTTGGCACAAGTGGCAgatatgaagaagaagaagaagaacatcaCCAACAAAATGTATTCAACAGATCAAGCTTTCTAAGAAACACAAAAAACGCAGCTGCCATGGCGCTCAAAGTTCTCCAACAAGATGGTCCTGGGTTCGATGCAAGATCAGCTTTAGATAATCTAGAAATACAAGTTTCAGGTTTACTCGTGAGAGAAGTTCTTATAGGAATCTTGAAGAACATCAATCAAGCAAACAGAGAACGATGTGTAAAACTTGGCTACAAATTCTTCATATGGTCAGGCCAAAAACAGGACTACAATCACACAGTAAACACCTACCATTTAATCATGCAAATCTTTGCAGAATCACAAGAATACAAAGCAATGTGGAGATTACTCGATGAAATGACAGAAAAAGGTTACCCTGTAACCTCACGAACTTTCAACATCTTTATATGCTCATGTGGCGAAGCGGGTATAGCCAAGAAAGTTGTAGAAAGATTCATAAAGTCAAATTCATTCAATTTTCGCCCTTTTAAGCATTCCTTCAATGCAATCTTACATTCCCTTCATGCTATAAAACACTATAATCTCATCGAATGGGTGTATCAACAAATGTTGGCAGATGGTCGTCAACCAGACACATTAACATATAACATCATAATGTATGCAAAATATAGATTGGGGAGATTAGATCAGTTTCATAGCTTATTTGATGAAATGGGAAGAAACGGATTCCCTCCAGATTTGCATACATTCAACATCTTACTTCACATTTATGGACGAGCAAACAAACCAGCTGAAGCTGTGGTTCATTTGTCGATGATGAAAGAAGCTGGAATTGAGCCAAATGTTCTTCATTTTACCAATTTGATAGATGCATTAAGTCGAGCTGGAAACATGGATGCAT GGGGACAGTTTGAAAAAGCAGAAGAAATGTTTTCAGATATGTTTGATAATGGGAAGATTCCTAATGTTTATACTTATAATACAATGATACGTGGGCTTTGTATGGCTGGAAAATTTGAGTATGCGTGTTTGATGCTTAAGGAAATGGAATCCAGAGGGTGTAATCCGAATTTTCTTGTGTATAAAACTTTAGTGAGTTTTTTGAAGAATGCTGGAAAGGTTTTTGAAGCTAATGAGGTGATTAAAGGGATGGTGGAAAAAGGGCAATATGGTCATCTTCTTAAGAGGATTAAGAAATATAAGAGATGCTAA
- the LOC111901725 gene encoding uncharacterized protein LOC111901725 isoform X1, with protein sequence MFKSGRWKAQNSKIKVMFQLQFQATQVPKVKGKGLMISLIPGDIGKPTAKLEKAPVVEGTCTWEDPIYEMVKLVKHQKTETYKEKIYFFNVQTGSSKSGFIGEVGVDFANFAEATEPLQLSLPLTASDSGAILHVFIQKMQRTDEQSFRESEENESLKSESLRLKNQLSDSSENGNILDFAEDTTVSRNSKPVNKKVEKHQKQRSSTDWSMGSLSDRSMADLINSPEHNNSNNNNQIQNNEDQRLYAEASRNAVEVLKSNVSRLERQVEMSDLELESLRKQIHKENKRGQDLLKKVTELQEEKEALEEEKKKDIATMKELYGELEVEKREKEGLKVHVDDITLDYKFLLQENEDMSLKLENVENEYSKSLTMVKQYEIQVKRLEEKVMNQALEISQSFDTISEYETHIKGLEKELEKQGRDFEDDVEDLMKSKLEADEDLRNARLENQSLKQQMREMQEAVENSNVELSLMKSTHKKEVEKLCDQMNMQEEQIKEMSLELEKVGEREVMVMEFGSLKMETEKLQKESTNWTSLMSEKNVMIRTLQSELKMLRGDYNELQERLLGIESEKVNLRKEVSKLEHNLRKKEDQPKHLKLFQESKVDCDVSTSKQDEQKINKLLSEISSLDEKNKHMESELKEMQEKYTEISLRFAEVEGERQQLVMTLRNIRNGKKK encoded by the exons ATGTTCAAGTCGGGAAGATGGAAGGCCCAAAACAGCAAGATCAAAGTCATGTTCCAGTTGCAATTTCAAGCAACACAG GTGCCAAAGGTGAAAGGAAAAGGGTTGATGATATCTTTGATTCCGGGGGATATTGGGAAGCCTACAGCGAAACTAGAGAAAGCACCGGTTGTTGAAGGGACTTGTACATGGGAAGATCCTATTTATGAGATGGTTAAATTGGTTAAACATCAAAAAACCGAAACATATAAAGAGAAAATTTATTTCTTCAATGTGCAAACG GGATCTTCGAAATCAGGTTTTATTGGAGAAGTTGGGGTTGATTTTGCTAATTTTGCCGAGGCAACTGAACCTTTACAACTTTCTCTCCCCTTAACAGCTTCAGACTCTGGTGCAATTTTACAT GTGTTCATCCAAAAGATGCAACGAACAGATGAACAGAg TTTCAGGGAATCTGAAGAGAATGAGTCTCTGAAGTCTGAATCACTCAGATTGAAGAATCAATTAAGTGATAGCAGTGAAAACGGGAATATCCTTGATTTTGCTGAA GATACAACTGTTTCAAGGAACTCAAAACCTGTGAATAAGAAGGttgaaaagcatcaaaagcaaaGATCAAGCACAGATTGGTCAATGGGTTCACTTTCAGATAGAAGTATGGCTGATTTAATAAACAGCCCAGAGcacaacaacagcaacaataaCAATCAAATTCAAAACAATGAGGATCAGAGACTTTATGCTGAAGCATCAAGAAATGCAGTTGAAGTTTTGAAAAGTAATGTTTCAAGGTTGGAAAGGCAAGTGGAAATGTCAGATTTGGAGTTGGAGTCTCTTCGTAAGCAAATACATAAAGAGAATAAACGAGGACAAGATCTGTTGAAGAAAGTAACTGAACTTCAGGAGGAGAAAGAAGCACTTGAGGAGGAAAAGAAAAAAGATATTGCTACAATGAAGGagttgtatggtgaactagaggTTGAAAAGAGGGAGAAAGAGGGGTTGAAGGTCCATGTTGACGATATTACCCTCGATTACAAGTTTTTATTACAAGAGAATGAAGATATGTCTTTGAAATTAGAGAATGTGGAGAATGAATACTCCAAGTCGTTAACCATGGTTAAACAGTATGAAATCCAGGTGAAGAGATTAGAGGAAAAGGTTATGAATCAAGCTTTGGAAATTTCTCAATCTTTTGATACGATTAGTGAATATGAAACGCATATTAAGGGATTAGAGAAAGAATTGGAGAAACAAGGGCGTGATTTTGAAGATGATGTGGAAGATTTGATGAAATCCAAATTAGAAGCAGATGAGGATTTGAGAAACGCAAGGTTAGAAAATCAAAGTTTGAAACAACAGATGAGAGAAATGCAAGAAGCAGTTGAGAACTCAAATGTAGAGCTTTCGTTGATGAAAAGTACACACAAGAAAGAAGTAGAGAAGCTTTGTGATCAAATGAATATGCAAGAAGAACAAATTAAGGAAATGTCTTTAGAGCTTGAAAAAGTTGGAGAAAGAGAAGTAATGGTGATGGAATTTGGGTCTTTAAAGATGGAAACAGAAAAACTACAGAAGGAATCGACAAATTGGACAAGTTTGATGAGTGAAAAGAATGTTATGATTAGAACTTTGCAATCAGAACTTAAAATGCTAAGAGGTGATTACAATGAGTTGCAAGAAAGATTATTGGGAATTGAGTCAGAGAAAGTCAACTTAAGGAAAGAGGTTTCTAAATTAGAGCATAACTTAAGGAAGAAGGAAGATCAGCCAAAACATCTGAAACTATTCCAG GAAAGTAAAGTAGATTGTGATGTGAGCACTAGCAAGCAAGATGAGCAGAAGATCAACAAATTATTAAGTGAAATATCATCATTGGATGAAAAGAACAAACATATGGAAAGTGAACTGAAAGAGATGCAAGAAAAATATACAGAAATAAGTCTTAGATTTGCTGAGGTGGAAGGTGAAAGACAACAACTGGTAATGACTTTGAGAAATATTCGAAATGGTAAGAAGAAATAG